CGACGCTCGGCGAAGGGAACGCCAACGGCGACGGCGTGGTCGACGCGGCTGACCTCGAAATCTGGAAGGCTCAGTACGGCCAGTCTTCTGCGACGGTTGCCGTCGGTGCGGTGCCCGAGCCTTCGACGTGCCTGTTGGGCGCGATTGGCTTGGTTGTATCGCTGGGCGTCGTTCGTCGCCGCTCTTAGCAACCCATTGATCCCGCATCTGAAACCCCAATTCAAATTTCCAGCATCGCCTAAACATCTTTGGAAGGGTTTGTCTAATGAAACTAAAAGTTCGGTACGCGCTCGCGGCCCTCGCCGCGCTGGGGCTCGCTGCCCCAGCCACTGCGGCGGTGGTCCACAGCAATCCGATTACAGGTTCCAATCCGGGACTAGTGAGCCCCTACACGACCGGGCAAACGGTGGCGGCTAATTTGTCCGCTTCGGGCATCGGTCATGGTGCGGGCGCCACGGGCACGAGCGCAAACGACCGCTACGCCGCCAACTCCTGGAATACGACTAGCCTCGACAACACGGCGTACTTCGATTGGACGCTGAGTCCATCGAGCGGATTCTCCATCGATTTCGCGTCGCTGACCGGTAATTGGCAGCGGTCGAGCACCGGGCCCAGCTCCTACTCGCTGCGGTCCTCGCTCGACGGCTATGGAGCGGACCTCGTCACGGGCTCCATCGGCGGATCAGGGACGGCCGAAGCTTTCAATCTGAGCTTGGCTTCCGCGACGTTGAACTCCGTCGTTGCTCCGATCACGTTCCGCCTCTACGCCTGGGGGACGACGAACTCCGGTGGAACGTTCAGCATCAACGACTTTTCGTTCGATGCGGCGATCGCCGCCGTGGCGACGGGGAACAACTCGGTCATCACCGGTCCTGTTCCGCAGTCGTTCGGTCGCGTCATGGTCGGACAAACGCCGTCGATCAACTTCAATCTTGCCAAGACCGGCAGCGATGCTACGACCTACGCGGCGACCGCGAACAACAATGGCGTCGTCGTGACTGCTGATGGAGCGATTGCCAGCGGCAGCCAGAGTGAGAACGTCTCGCTACAGTTGCAGAACAACGCCAATGGTTCCGCCAACACCGGCGTCAAAGCGTTCTCCGTGGCAGTCGACAACTTGGCCGCTACGAGCGCTGCCGCCGGTCAAGGCTCGGCAGATCCCAACGATGCAGTCGCCGTTTCAGCGACCGTCGTGGCGAATCGGGTGCTCGCCGCTTCGCAGGTTGACTTGGGAAGCGTCATCGTCGGCGTCGCGACGCCGTCGCAACTCACGACCGTCACCACCACGGGCGATGACAATAACAACACCCGCGTCACGCTCAACGGCGGTTCGGCGACCGATAGTTTCGTTACCGTGGCTGCCGCCGCCACGCAGTTGTTCGACAATTCGGCCGATTCGACGGCTCGGGGCGTTGCCGGAACATTCGCCACGGCTGGCGCCAAAAGCGGTAGCGTCGCCCTTGCTGTGACGGGCGAAGGCCTCGCTGGCGAAGCGGTGCAGAGTGCGGCAGTCGACTACGTCGCTACGGCATTCGATCCCAGCGCCGCCGCCTTCTTGTCGAACGCCGGCACGACGCTGACGCTCGACTTCGGCACGGTACTCCAGGGAAGCGGCGTCCATTCGCTCGGCGACGCGATCTACAACGTCTTGCAGACGCTGGACTACACGGCAGGGCTCGACCTCGACTCAGTGCTCGGCAGCGGCGACCTGAGCGTGCTGTCGGCCGACTTGGTCAGCGGAGCGTTCACGAACCGCGCGGCGGGGCAAACGAACGCCTTCGACTTCTTAGCTTCGTTCGACGGCAATGCTCCGATCGGCACGTACTCGACGACGTACACGCTCGGATTTTCGGACGCCGACGGCATCGCCGGCGCCAGTTCGTTCGGCGCTCAGCAACTGACGCTGCAGTTGACCGGCACGGTCGGCGTTCCCGAACCGTCGACGTTCGTCATGGGACTTGCCGGTTGCGTGGCATTGCTCCGCTGTCGACGGATGCTGGCATAGCCCGCAGTTTCGATTTCTTGAACGCCGCCGCACTCAGCAATGCGTGCGGCGGCGTTTTCTTTAATGCGATTTCCCGCCTTTTTTCGATCAGTGTCTGGCAATGCGCCGATTAGATCATTGCCGCGCACGACGTCGACCGCGTCGACGCCTCACGTTTTGGAGCATTGTAGTTCGCTATGTTCATTTGCCGGTTCCGCGCCATCGTTACATTCCTGGCCCTTGTTTGCTTGACCGCTGCCGCCGCCCACGCGCAATACAATCCGCCGACGACTTACTACAACTCGGCGACCGGCACAGGCGCGACTCTTAAGAGCCAGCTGCAGACCATCGTCAGCAGCATGACCGGCATCAACTACGGCAACGCACGTTATTCCGCGTTAGTCACTGACGCCGATCCGAATGCTTCCGGCAAGATCCTGCTGATCTACAATCGCGCGTCGGTAGCGGCGACGTGGGACAACGGAGCCACTTGGAATCGCGAGCATATTTGGCCGGTGTCTCGACTCGGCGTCGGCGACCCCAGCAATTCGACGACTGGCGTCGCCAGCGATCAATTCAACTTGCGGCCGGCGAATCCGAGTATCAACTCTTCTCGCAGCAATAGCCCGTTCGGCTCCGACAACAGCACCGGCGCCTACGGCTACAACGGGTCGTACTACTACCCCGGCGACTCCGACGCCGGCGACGTGGCTCGCGCCCAGTTCTACATGGCAACGCGCTATAGTCAGCTAACGCTGGTCGACGGATCGCCATCGGGAACGCAAATGGGCGATCTCTCGGCATTGCTGAACTACCACTTTCGCGACGTTCCCGATGCGTTCGAACAACGCCGCAACCATGCGATCTACGGCCTCGCTGGCGAGAACAGCCCCGCCATCAGCAACGCGTATGCACAGAAGAATCGGAACCCGTACGTCGATCACCCCGAGTTCGTCTGGTCGGTATTCGTCGACCAGATGAATGACAGTAGTATTTCGATTCAGGGGGGAACCTCCACGGGCGGCAGCGGATCGGCGCTCGATCTCGACTTTGGTCGCGTCCTCGTCGGGGCCGCCGTTCCCGCCAATCGCTCCGTGACGCTTAACAAAGCCGGCCTCGACGGCACGTACTTTCAGGTGACTTCTACTGGAAATGTCACGAGTTCGCTCACGGGCCGCTACAACGCCTTCCGTAACTCGACGACCGACTCCAAGGTCGTCAGCATCGGCGTGACAGGCGGCACCGCAACTCCCGGCCTCAAGAATGGCCAAGTGACAATCGACAATCTTGACATCACAACGCAAGGCGGCAGCGGCGTCGGCGCCAACGACGCCAACGACGTCATCACCACCAAGCTGAGCGTGCTCGATCACGCCAATCCGTCGTTCAGCGGCGCCAGCGACGTCAATCATCTCACGTATGACTTCGGCACGGTGGCACAAGGGAGCGCCGCCCCTGTGTTCAGATTTGATCTCTTTAACCTGGGCGCCAACAGCGGGTTTACGGCCGGCTTGGATCTCGATGGAGTCAGCGGCGCCGGCAACGGCGCCGCGTTCTCAACGACCCTCGCGAGCTTCACTGCCTTGGCGGCGGCCAACAGCAACAATTTCTCGGCATCGTTGAGCACGTCGACATTGGGGGCGTTCTCGGCGACTTACACGTTGAACTTCTCCGACGAGAATCTGCCCGGCGCTGCGGCACTCGCTCCGCTGACCTTGTCGCTGACTGGCATGGTGGCCGCGGCGACTCAATCGGCGGATTTCAACAACGACGGGATGGTGGATGGCGCCGATTTCCTCGTCTGGCAACGCGGCTTCGGAGGCGCCGGCGGAGCGACCGACGGCGACGCCAATGGCGACGGCCTCATCAATGAGTCCGACCTGATGATCTGGAAGGGACAAGCCGGGGCGGCAACCGCGGTTGCCACGACCGTGCCCGAACCCCAAGCGCTCGTTCTGGCAGTATTCATTGCAGCGGCATTCGCTTGGCCGCATCGCCGGGTAATTCGCGGCGCGGTGCGCTAACAAACCTGCGGTCTCTCCGAATATTGATCGATCTTGGACCATTTTTCGACCTACCGCCTGACACAATTGTCGTGGTAACGCCGCAGTGGTCGCATTCGCGCTGCCGTTTTCAACCGCAGCCGCTCGCGATGCGTACGCCGTGCGGTGCAGACCGCTGCCAAGTCATTCACATTCCAACTCACGATTCGCACAGGCGTTTGGGCGATGGAGAATAGATTGAAAGCCAATCTCAAGAATGCTCACTGCCGCGGCAGCGAGCAGCCCAATTCACACTCAGGATTCACGCTCG
This sequence is a window from Lacipirellula parvula. Protein-coding genes within it:
- a CDS encoding endonuclease, encoding MFICRFRAIVTFLALVCLTAAAAHAQYNPPTTYYNSATGTGATLKSQLQTIVSSMTGINYGNARYSALVTDADPNASGKILLIYNRASVAATWDNGATWNREHIWPVSRLGVGDPSNSTTGVASDQFNLRPANPSINSSRSNSPFGSDNSTGAYGYNGSYYYPGDSDAGDVARAQFYMATRYSQLTLVDGSPSGTQMGDLSALLNYHFRDVPDAFEQRRNHAIYGLAGENSPAISNAYAQKNRNPYVDHPEFVWSVFVDQMNDSSISIQGGTSTGGSGSALDLDFGRVLVGAAVPANRSVTLNKAGLDGTYFQVTSTGNVTSSLTGRYNAFRNSTTDSKVVSIGVTGGTATPGLKNGQVTIDNLDITTQGGSGVGANDANDVITTKLSVLDHANPSFSGASDVNHLTYDFGTVAQGSAAPVFRFDLFNLGANSGFTAGLDLDGVSGAGNGAAFSTTLASFTALAAANSNNFSASLSTSTLGAFSATYTLNFSDENLPGAAALAPLTLSLTGMVAAATQSADFNNDGMVDGADFLVWQRGFGGAGGATDGDANGDGLINESDLMIWKGQAGAATAVATTVPEPQALVLAVFIAAAFAWPHRRVIRGAVR
- a CDS encoding beta strand repeat-containing protein, with the protein product MKLKVRYALAALAALGLAAPATAAVVHSNPITGSNPGLVSPYTTGQTVAANLSASGIGHGAGATGTSANDRYAANSWNTTSLDNTAYFDWTLSPSSGFSIDFASLTGNWQRSSTGPSSYSLRSSLDGYGADLVTGSIGGSGTAEAFNLSLASATLNSVVAPITFRLYAWGTTNSGGTFSINDFSFDAAIAAVATGNNSVITGPVPQSFGRVMVGQTPSINFNLAKTGSDATTYAATANNNGVVVTADGAIASGSQSENVSLQLQNNANGSANTGVKAFSVAVDNLAATSAAAGQGSADPNDAVAVSATVVANRVLAASQVDLGSVIVGVATPSQLTTVTTTGDDNNNTRVTLNGGSATDSFVTVAAAATQLFDNSADSTARGVAGTFATAGAKSGSVALAVTGEGLAGEAVQSAAVDYVATAFDPSAAAFLSNAGTTLTLDFGTVLQGSGVHSLGDAIYNVLQTLDYTAGLDLDSVLGSGDLSVLSADLVSGAFTNRAAGQTNAFDFLASFDGNAPIGTYSTTYTLGFSDADGIAGASSFGAQQLTLQLTGTVGVPEPSTFVMGLAGCVALLRCRRMLA